The following coding sequences lie in one Dunckerocampus dactyliophorus isolate RoL2022-P2 chromosome 4, RoL_Ddac_1.1, whole genome shotgun sequence genomic window:
- the LOC129179793 gene encoding beta-crystallin B3-like, giving the protein MSDQQSAPEQLAAGKSQGGAGATYKVVLFEFENFQGSKAEFSAECKDVLDKGLKKVGSVIVESGPWVGYDRHGFTGEQFILEKGQYPRWDTWTNSQNSYSLLSLRPLKVVGSQSQDKTTQDPLNTKDGTDHKLHLFENPGFTGRKMEIIDDDVPSLWGHGFQDRVASVKALNGTWVGYMYPGYRGRQFIFEQGDFKHWNDWEAPVPQIQSVRRVRDMQWHKRGCFSAPDPAPAPAPAPAPDPDPTPVPPAPSAKAGAS; this is encoded by the exons ATGTCAGACCAACAAAGTGCTCCAGAGCAGCTGGCTGCTGGGAAGAGCCAAGGTGGAGCTGGAGCCACATACAAG GTGGTGCTTTTTGAATTTGAGAACTTCCAGGGAAGCAAGGCTGAATTTTCAGCAGAGTGTAAAGATGTACTAGACAAGGGCCTGAAGAAGGTTGGGTCGGTGATCGTTGAGTCTGGGCC CTGGGTGGGTTATGATCGGCATGGCTTCACAGGGGAACAGTTCATCCTGGAGAAAGGCCAGTACCCTCGCTGGGACACGTGGACCAACAGTCAGAACAGCTACTCCCTCTTGTCTCTCAGACCACTCAAGGTGGTGGGTAGCCAGTCTCAGGACAAGACAACACAGGACCCTTTGAACACCAAA GATGGTACTGACCACAAGCTGCACCTGTTTGAGAATCCTGGATTTACTGGGAGAAAGATGGAGATTATCGACGATGACGTCCCCAGTTTGTGGGGCCACGGTTTTCAGGATCGTGTGGCAAGTGTCAAAGCTCTTAACGGAAC ATGGGTCGGATACATGTACCCCGGCTATAGGGGGCGCCAGTTTATATTTGAACAAGGAGATTTCAAGCACTGGAATGACTGGGAGGCCCCCGTACCCCAGATCCAGTCTGTCCGACGTGTGCGGGACATGCAGTGGCACAAGAGGGGCTGCTTCTCTGCTCCAGACCCAGCTCCAGCTCCGGCTCCTGCTCCTGCTCCGGACCCAGACCCCACTCCGGTTCCCCCTGCTCCGTCTGCCAAAGCTGGGGCCAGCTGA
- the crybb2 gene encoding beta-crystallin B2, which produces MATDHQNPASKQQQPGSSALKLVIYEQENFQGRCHELTGPCNNLEEAGVEKVGSILVLCGPWVGYEQADCKGEQYVFEKGEYPRWDSWTNSRRSDTIVAFRPIKVDSQEHKIVLYENPSFAGKKIEIIDDDVPSFHAHGYQERVSSVRVQSGTWVGYQYPGYRGYQYLFEKGEYKDNMEFGAQIPQIQSVRRIRDMQWHQRGAFHPVN; this is translated from the exons ATGGCCACAGACCACCAGAACCCTGCAtccaagcagcagcagccaggCTCCAGTGCACTTaag CTGGTTATCTATGAGCAGGAAAACTTCCAGGGACGCTGCCATGAGCTGACTGGTCCCTGTAACAACCTCGAGGAAGCAGGCGTGGAGAAAGTGGGCTCCATATTGGTGCTTTGTGGACC ATGGGTGGGATACGAGCAGGCAGACTGCAAGGGCGAGCAGTATGTGTTTGAGAAGGGGGAGTATCCTCGCTGGGATTCCTGGACCAACAGCAGGCGCAGTGACACCATTGTTGCATTCCGACCGATTAAAGTG GACAGCCAGGAGCACAAGATTGTCCTTTACGAAAACCCCAGCTTtgcagggaagaaaatagaaatCATCGATGACGACGTCCCCAGCTTCCATGCACATGGTTACCAAGAAAGGGTTTCTTCTGTTCGGGTTCAGAGTGGCAC CTGGGTGGGCTATCAGTACCCAGGCTACAGAGGCTACCAGTACCTGTTTGAAAAGGGCGAGTATAAGGACAACATGGAGTTCGGGGCCCAGATCCCACAGATCCAGTCAGTTCGGCGCATCAGAGACATGCAGTGGCATCAGAGGGGTGCTTTTCACCCTGTCAACTAA
- the ctu1 gene encoding cytoplasmic tRNA 2-thiolation protein 1 → MPVLCSTCTEKRAVLKRPKTGHSICKECFFWAFEEEVHQTIVAANLFKPGETVGIAASGGKDSTVLAHVMKLLNERYSYGLELMLLSVDEGITGYRDDSLETVKRNQQQYELPLKIVSYEELYGWTMDAIVKQVGLKNNCTFCGVFRRQALDRGAVMLKVDKICTGHNADDIAETVLMNVLRGDIARLRRCTVISTSSEGDGVVPRCKPLKYAYEKEIVMYAYFKKLDYFSTECIYSPNAYRGYARTFLKDLESIRPSSIIDIIHSGENLSIREGVKMPVQGTCIKCGYISSQTLCKSCVLLEGLNRGLPKLGIGKHHRLHEKIVSNQQLTEKEERKLKVVDI, encoded by the exons ATGCCTGTCCTGTGCAGCACCTGCACTGAGAAGCGTGCTGTGCTAAAACGTCCAAAAACAGGCCACTCCATTTGTAAGGAGTGCTTCTTCTGGGCTTTTGAGGAGGAGGTGCATCAGACCATTGTGGCAGCAAACTTATTCAAACCTGGCGAGACCGTTGGCATTGCTGCTTCAGGTGGAAAAGACTCCACGGTGCTTGCACATGTGATGAAGCTCCTGAATGAGCGGTACAGCTACGGTCTGGAACTGATGCTTCTCTCTGTGGATGAGGGCATCACTGGTTATCGAGATGACTCTTTGGAGACGGTGAAGAGGAACCAGCAACAGTATGAGCTGCCCCTGAAAATTGTGTCATATGAGGAGCTCTATGGATGGACAATGGATGCCATCGTGAAGCAAGTGGGACTGAAAAATAACTGCACCTTCTGTGGTGTGTTCAGACGGCAGGCGCTGGATAGAGGAGCTGTCATGCTGAAAGTGGACAAGATCTGCACAG GTCATAATGCTGACGATATAGCAGAAACAGTACTGATGAACGTCTTACGCGGAGACATAGCCCGTCTGCGGCGATGCACTGTTATCTCCACATCCAGCGAAGGTGATGGGGTTGTACCACGCTGCAAACCTCTCAAATATGCATACGAGAAAGAGATTGTGATGTATGCCTATTTCAAGAAGTTGGACTACTTTTCCACTGAGTGCATCTACTCCCCCAATGCTTACCGTGGCTACGCGAGAACCTTTTTAAAAGATCTGGAGAGCATAAGGCCCAGCTCCATCATTGATATCATCCATTCAGGGGAGAACCTCTCTATACGggagggggtgaagatgcctgTGCAGGGGACCTGCATCAAGTGTGGTTATATCTCCAGTCAAACGTTGTGTAAGTCATGTGTGCTGCTGGAGGGCCTGAACAGAGGCTTGCCGAAGCTTGGCATTGGAAAACACCACCGTTTGCATGAGAAGATTGTCTCCAATCAGCAACTTACTGAGAAGGAGGAGAGGAAGTTAAAAGTGGTTGACATTTGA